A genomic stretch from Thermodesulfatator atlanticus DSM 21156 includes:
- a CDS encoding DUF3343 domain-containing protein, translating into MFNRLFSRKKKQKEFEAIERGFLLFDNTGEVIQAESLLKNKGFQVAVKAPPTEVRKGCDMVIEFPLMNKLEILRVLEEAGLPPLDVVPVSNPLLEPTDMVRKKDFGDYLMIQVANMKLTVDKKSLCIVNVSGGGCPDVPYLAAILVGKRLDEAKEPRSLGHTLCGYTLQLAFEEAKKCLL; encoded by the coding sequence ATGTTTAATAGACTTTTCTCCCGTAAGAAAAAACAAAAAGAATTCGAGGCCATAGAAAGAGGTTTTTTGCTTTTCGACAACACCGGCGAAGTTATTCAGGCTGAGTCGCTTCTAAAAAACAAGGGCTTTCAGGTTGCGGTGAAAGCTCCGCCTACGGAGGTGCGCAAAGGTTGCGATATGGTAATTGAGTTTCCCCTGATGAATAAGCTTGAGATTTTACGGGTGCTTGAAGAAGCAGGCCTTCCTCCCCTTGATGTTGTGCCGGTTAGCAATCCTTTGCTTGAGCCTACGGATATGGTGCGCAAAAAGGATTTCGGTGATTACCTGATGATTCAAGTGGCCAATATGAAACTTACGGTAGATAAAAAAAGCCTTTGCATTGTAAATGTTTCCGGAGGAGGGTGCCCTGATGTTCCTTATCTTGCGGCCATACTTGTTGGTAAGCGCTTAGACGAAGCCAAGGAGCCACGTTCTTTGGGACACACCCTTTGTGGTTATACTCTTCAACTGGCCTTTGAGGAGGCGAAAAAGTGCTTGCTATAG
- the rsmG gene encoding 16S rRNA (guanine(527)-N(7))-methyltransferase RsmG, translated as MNASQLTFKETLLKGLKELGLRLEAEAITGLLRYFSLLKEFSEPLGLTALKDPKEIAVKHFLDSLTILPHLPEGPLLDLGTGAGFPGMVVKIARPEKEVWLVDSRKRPISFLTYVVGILGLKNIKIVKATVGKNDKLPRKYFSCVTSRAVTELTSLWELGRPLLAEKGILLAMKGPKGPEEIPKLKEKHPEITCEVKELRLPITKEPRTLILVRESPS; from the coding sequence ATGAATGCGTCGCAATTAACTTTTAAGGAAACACTACTCAAAGGACTTAAAGAACTCGGCTTAAGGCTAGAGGCCGAGGCCATTACAGGACTTTTACGATACTTTTCGTTGCTCAAAGAATTCTCTGAACCCCTTGGGCTTACGGCTTTAAAAGATCCTAAAGAAATAGCCGTAAAACATTTTTTGGATAGTTTGACGATTTTGCCTCACCTGCCAGAAGGGCCTCTTCTCGATTTGGGGACAGGCGCAGGATTCCCCGGTATGGTGGTAAAAATTGCAAGACCTGAGAAAGAAGTCTGGCTTGTTGATTCCCGCAAAAGGCCAATTTCGTTTTTAACCTATGTAGTAGGAATTTTAGGCCTGAAAAACATTAAAATCGTTAAAGCCACGGTGGGTAAAAACGATAAGCTCCCCCGTAAATACTTTTCCTGTGTAACTTCTCGAGCGGTAACAGAACTTACCTCCCTATGGGAACTTGGGAGGCCGCTTTTGGCAGAGAAGGGAATACTTTTGGCCATGAAAGGGCCCAAGGGTCCCGAAGAAATTCCAAAATTAAAAGAAAAACATCCAGAAATCACGTGTGAAGTAAAAGAGCTAAGACTACCAATCACAAAAGAACCACGCACCCTTATCCTGGTTAGAGAGTCTCCCAGTTAA
- a CDS encoding sulfurtransferase TusA family protein, translated as MKTIDARGLSCPQPVLLTLEAIKEGSADEMVVLVDNETAKENVTRAVTSQGWQVAEIIEEGDEYKIVIRK; from the coding sequence ATGAAAACCATAGATGCAAGGGGGCTTTCCTGCCCTCAGCCTGTGCTTTTAACACTTGAGGCCATCAAAGAGGGAAGTGCTGATGAAATGGTTGTGCTGGTAGATAACGAAACAGCCAAAGAAAACGTGACGCGAGCGGTGACTTCTCAGGGATGGCAGGTGGCTGAAATCATTGAAGAAGGCGATGAATACAAAATAGTCATACGCAAATAG
- a CDS encoding nucleotidyl transferase AbiEii/AbiGii toxin family protein, giving the protein MKKLLKQQKKVLEKLFQSGLTEGFYLTGGTALALKYGHRFSEDLDFFSFPESSGKNFPLQRFSSFTFKNKNFEIIELEKETVHLRIENILVSFFSYPYPLLEKPDKLDLSSGEILIASDKDIVASKAIAIAQRGSKKDFFDLYFLMRKYNWNLRDILNLCRQKFNLKQENIAFLLKGFSYFYDAEKGEVYFLDERKLAPEEWQQIKDFFSDEVLKYLKENSIPS; this is encoded by the coding sequence ATGAAGAAATTGCTCAAGCAACAGAAAAAAGTTTTAGAGAAACTCTTTCAATCTGGCCTCACTGAAGGTTTTTATCTTACAGGGGGGACTGCACTTGCCTTGAAATATGGCCATCGTTTTTCCGAAGACCTAGACTTTTTTTCGTTTCCTGAATCGTCTGGAAAAAATTTCCCCTTGCAAAGGTTTTCTTCTTTTACTTTTAAAAACAAAAACTTTGAAATTATTGAATTAGAGAAGGAAACTGTACATTTACGAATTGAAAATATCCTGGTGTCTTTTTTTTCTTATCCTTATCCGCTTTTAGAAAAGCCTGACAAATTGGATCTTTCCTCTGGTGAAATTTTGATTGCTTCTGACAAAGATATTGTCGCTTCTAAGGCAATTGCTATTGCTCAAAGGGGCAGTAAAAAGGATTTTTTTGACCTATATTTCCTGATGCGCAAATACAATTGGAATCTTCGAGACATCTTAAATCTCTGTCGCCAGAAGTTTAACTTAAAACAAGAAAATATAGCCTTCCTTTTGAAAGGGTTTTCTTATTTTTATGACGCCGAAAAGGGAGAGGTCTATTTTTTAGATGAACGTAAGCTTGCTCCTGAAGAGTGGCAGCAAATAAAAGATTTTTTTTCCGATGAAGTTTTAAAATACCTAAAAGAAAATTCTATTCCTTCGTAA
- a CDS encoding carbonic anhydrase, producing MFKRFQVFLVICFLILCGSAFASGHGSSGDPSSAMEKLAVGNNQFVVSHDASYFAPYQKSQHPFATVITCSDARVHMNVLLNDPIDKLFVIRNIGNQLIVAKGSIDYGILHLHTPVLLILGHTGCGAVKAAMSDYSKETEGIIRELDHLHIPLSKDDGHGSFAERWLKNVERNVDWQVAQALEFYPDLVKSGKLVVVGAVYDFMNAYGKGYGRMVVINVNGETSPVKIKKHPVMEKLSANLLNVVVGSHH from the coding sequence ATGTTCAAAAGATTTCAAGTGTTTTTGGTAATTTGTTTTCTGATTTTGTGTGGCAGTGCTTTTGCCAGTGGTCATGGGTCAAGTGGTGATCCTTCTTCGGCTATGGAAAAATTGGCCGTAGGAAACAATCAGTTTGTTGTGTCCCATGATGCTAGCTATTTTGCCCCGTATCAAAAGTCCCAACATCCCTTTGCTACGGTTATAACCTGTTCCGATGCCCGTGTTCACATGAATGTTCTTTTGAATGATCCTATAGATAAGCTCTTTGTTATTAGAAACATTGGAAACCAGCTTATAGTAGCTAAAGGTTCTATTGACTATGGAATTCTACATCTCCATACCCCTGTTCTCCTCATTCTGGGGCATACTGGTTGTGGTGCCGTAAAAGCAGCTATGTCTGATTACAGCAAAGAGACCGAAGGCATTATACGCGAGTTGGATCATCTCCATATTCCACTGAGCAAGGATGACGGCCATGGTTCCTTCGCGGAAAGATGGCTCAAAAACGTAGAGCGCAATGTTGATTGGCAAGTAGCTCAGGCCTTGGAGTTTTATCCTGACTTAGTAAAAAGCGGCAAACTTGTTGTAGTAGGTGCGGTATATGATTTTATGAATGCTTACGGAAAGGGATACGGGAGAATGGTAGTTATTAATGTTAACGGTGAAACTTCCCCAGTCAAAATTAAAAAACATCCTGTTATGGAAAAACTTTCTGCCAATCTCTTAAATGTGGTCGTAGGTAGCCACCATTAA
- the secA gene encoding preprotein translocase subunit SecA, translated as MFTKILAKIVGTKNERELKRLKPIVARINDLEPQVKKLSDAELKAKTQEFKERLERGETLDSLLPEAFAVVREASRRVLGMRHFDVQLMGGIVLHEGKIAEMKTGEGKTLVATLPAYLNALTGKGVHIVTVNDYLAKRDAKWMGTLYNFLGLSVGVIVSGMDEQERKKAYACDITYGTNNEFGFDYLRDNMKFSLEDMVQREHHYAIVDEVDSILIDEARTPLIISGPSEESTEMYYHIDKLVRHLKKDVHFTLDEKTKSAMLTEEGVAEMERLLGVDNLYDPRHISLVHHINQALRAHHLFHRDVDYIVKDGKVIIVDEFTGRLMPGRRWSDGLHQAIEAKEGVKIEKENQTLATITFQNYFRMYEKLAGMTGTAETEATEFKEIYNLDVVVIPTHKPMIRVDHPDVVYRTEREKFNAVVEEIVELHKQGRPVLVGTTSIEKSETLSRLLTKKKIPHQVLNAKYHEKEAAIIAQAGRSGAVTIATNMAGRGVDILLGGNPEGLAKEALQEEGFDLESIDQAAWNEALQMARQGEDPTKKYPERWAEILYEKVKECKEDYERVKALGGLHIIGTERHESRRIDNQLRGRAGRQGDPGSSRFYLSLEDELLRLFGSDKLRGIMDRLGIEEGEPIEHPFVSKAIEQAQKKVEAHHFEIRKHLLEYDDVMNKQREVIYSQRKEVLASENIRDWIDDMIRDVCEGIVEEFREEKGSPQEWDLEALKERFFGIFGFRPEIPDDLLNAKELSEFLTQEAQKAYEAKEGEVGEELMRHLERMFLLHTIDSLWKEHLLAMDHLREGIGLRGYAQQNPLQEYKREAFAMFSDLIERIKEQTLSLLYRVQVTREEEVERMEEEKRSQRLRLVYSRGEETQEEEKPKKQPIRRGKKIGRNDPCPCGSGKKYKKCCGRPGAKPKEKVLAS; from the coding sequence ATGTTTACCAAAATTTTAGCCAAAATCGTTGGGACCAAGAACGAACGCGAGCTAAAGCGCCTGAAGCCCATTGTGGCTCGCATAAATGATCTTGAACCACAAGTCAAAAAACTCTCTGATGCCGAACTTAAGGCCAAGACTCAAGAGTTTAAAGAACGTCTGGAAAGGGGCGAAACCCTTGACTCCCTTCTGCCAGAGGCCTTTGCCGTGGTGAGGGAGGCAAGCCGCCGGGTGCTAGGGATGCGCCATTTTGACGTGCAGCTCATGGGCGGCATTGTGCTCCATGAGGGGAAAATCGCAGAAATGAAAACAGGTGAAGGAAAAACTTTGGTGGCAACCCTTCCAGCATATCTTAATGCCCTTACGGGAAAAGGCGTTCATATCGTTACAGTTAACGACTATCTTGCCAAGCGCGACGCTAAATGGATGGGAACCCTTTACAATTTTCTCGGCCTTTCGGTAGGCGTGATTGTCTCTGGCATGGATGAACAAGAGCGCAAAAAGGCCTATGCCTGTGACATTACCTACGGAACAAATAACGAGTTTGGCTTTGATTATCTCAGGGATAACATGAAGTTTTCACTAGAAGACATGGTCCAGCGAGAACACCACTACGCCATTGTGGACGAAGTGGACTCTATCTTGATTGACGAAGCGCGAACCCCTCTTATCATCTCGGGTCCCTCAGAAGAATCAACAGAAATGTACTATCACATCGACAAACTTGTAAGGCATCTCAAAAAAGACGTGCACTTCACCCTGGATGAGAAGACCAAGTCCGCCATGCTCACCGAAGAAGGAGTGGCGGAGATGGAGCGGCTCCTTGGGGTGGATAATCTTTATGATCCGCGCCATATAAGCCTGGTACACCACATAAATCAGGCTTTGCGCGCGCACCACTTATTCCACCGTGATGTGGACTACATCGTAAAAGACGGCAAGGTCATTATCGTCGATGAATTCACCGGAAGGCTTATGCCTGGCAGGCGCTGGAGTGATGGTCTGCACCAGGCCATTGAGGCCAAAGAAGGCGTAAAAATAGAAAAAGAAAACCAGACCCTTGCCACTATCACTTTTCAGAACTACTTCCGCATGTATGAAAAACTCGCCGGCATGACAGGAACCGCTGAAACTGAAGCCACAGAGTTCAAAGAAATTTACAATCTCGACGTGGTAGTCATCCCCACCCACAAACCCATGATAAGGGTTGATCACCCTGATGTGGTTTACCGCACTGAGCGTGAAAAGTTCAACGCTGTAGTGGAAGAAATCGTAGAGCTTCACAAACAGGGACGTCCGGTCCTGGTTGGCACCACAAGCATTGAAAAAAGCGAAACCCTCTCGCGCCTTCTTACCAAGAAAAAGATCCCGCATCAGGTTTTGAACGCCAAATACCACGAAAAAGAAGCCGCTATTATTGCTCAGGCAGGCCGTTCCGGCGCGGTAACCATTGCCACCAACATGGCAGGCCGCGGAGTTGATATCTTGCTTGGTGGAAACCCTGAGGGCCTTGCTAAAGAAGCCCTTCAGGAAGAAGGCTTTGACCTAGAAAGCATTGACCAGGCAGCCTGGAATGAAGCTTTGCAAATGGCCCGCCAAGGGGAAGACCCTACCAAGAAATACCCTGAGCGGTGGGCTGAAATTTTATACGAGAAGGTAAAAGAATGTAAAGAAGATTACGAACGTGTTAAGGCCCTTGGGGGGCTCCACATTATTGGCACAGAACGCCATGAGTCTCGCCGCATTGACAACCAGTTGCGAGGCCGTGCCGGACGCCAGGGAGACCCAGGGTCTTCGCGGTTTTACCTCTCCCTTGAAGACGAACTACTTCGACTCTTTGGTTCAGACAAACTCCGAGGAATTATGGATCGCTTGGGCATAGAAGAAGGCGAGCCCATTGAACATCCCTTTGTTTCCAAAGCCATTGAACAGGCCCAGAAGAAAGTTGAAGCGCATCACTTTGAAATTCGTAAGCACCTTCTGGAATATGACGACGTAATGAACAAACAGCGCGAAGTCATCTATTCGCAGCGCAAAGAAGTTCTTGCCAGTGAAAACATCCGCGACTGGATTGATGACATGATCCGCGATGTGTGTGAGGGGATTGTAGAAGAATTCCGTGAAGAAAAAGGCTCCCCTCAGGAATGGGATCTTGAAGCCTTAAAAGAACGCTTCTTTGGAATCTTTGGGTTCCGCCCAGAGATCCCGGATGACCTTTTAAACGCCAAAGAACTTAGCGAATTTTTGACTCAAGAAGCCCAAAAAGCCTATGAAGCCAAGGAAGGAGAAGTTGGCGAAGAACTTATGCGCCACCTTGAGCGCATGTTCCTCCTTCACACCATTGACAGCCTCTGGAAAGAGCACCTCCTGGCCATGGATCATTTGCGTGAGGGAATCGGCCTGAGAGGCTATGCCCAGCAAAATCCGCTCCAGGAATACAAGCGCGAAGCCTTTGCCATGTTCTCCGACCTCATCGAACGCATCAAGGAGCAAACGCTATCATTGCTTTATCGGGTACAGGTAACAAGAGAAGAAGAAGTTGAACGCATGGAAGAAGAAAAAAGAAGCCAAAGGCTGCGTCTGGTTTATAGCCGTGGTGAAGAGACTCAGGAAGAAGAAAAACCTAAAAAGCAGCCCATAAGGCGTGGCAAAAAGATTGGCCGCAACGACCCCTGCCCTTGCGGCAGCGGCAAAAAATATAAAAAATGCTGTGGACGCCCAGGAGCCAAACCAAAAGAAAAGGTGTTGGCAAGCTAG
- a CDS encoding YkgJ family cysteine cluster protein → MEQPVFDHRKLGLDDVFEFACYPGISCFNICCFDVTLVLGPYDFLRLRKNLGLSSREFIDRFCDFYIGDVTQLPVVSVKMQSHDFSCPFLREEGCSVYPDRPASCRTYPLARFVGRDEEGKPFEIYRIIRETHCKGHFEKRPISVRDWIKEQGLEPYYEFNDLFGEIVFARQHMDRPLTAEELDLIYLACYGLEKFKEYVSSQAISLEGFSQDEIAAALKDDEKLLRLGLNFLKKTIFRDYLPQ, encoded by the coding sequence ATGGAACAACCGGTTTTTGACCATCGCAAATTAGGCCTTGATGATGTCTTTGAGTTTGCTTGTTATCCTGGAATTTCCTGTTTTAATATCTGCTGTTTTGACGTGACTTTAGTGCTGGGCCCTTATGATTTTTTACGCTTACGCAAAAACTTAGGGCTTTCTTCCCGGGAATTTATCGATCGGTTTTGCGACTTTTATATCGGCGACGTTACCCAGCTCCCGGTGGTTTCGGTAAAGATGCAGAGCCATGATTTTTCATGCCCGTTTCTACGCGAAGAAGGCTGCTCTGTTTATCCTGATAGGCCGGCCTCTTGTCGCACTTATCCTTTGGCGCGCTTTGTGGGCCGCGATGAAGAAGGAAAGCCCTTTGAAATCTATCGTATTATTCGTGAGACTCATTGCAAAGGCCATTTTGAAAAACGGCCTATCTCTGTGCGAGACTGGATTAAAGAACAGGGACTTGAACCTTATTACGAATTCAATGACCTTTTTGGCGAAATAGTTTTTGCCCGTCAGCACATGGATCGCCCACTCACCGCAGAAGAACTCGACTTAATCTATCTAGCCTGCTATGGCCTGGAAAAATTTAAAGAATACGTTTCCTCTCAAGCCATATCCCTTGAAGGCTTTTCTCAGGATGAAATAGCTGCAGCCCTTAAGGATGACGAAAAACTTCTGCGTTTGGGGTTAAATTTCCTAAAAAAGACCATTTTTCGTGACTATTTACCCCAATAA
- the gpmI gene encoding 2,3-bisphosphoglycerate-independent phosphoglycerate mutase, with protein MNINRLLLIILDGWGFREETEGNAIRLAGTPNLDALQKRYPFTLLKCSGEAVGLPPGQMGNSEVGHLNIGAGRIVYQDLTRINLAIKNGSFFENPVLKEAFSRAKQTGGKVHLLGLVSDGGVHSSLEHLFALLEFAKKEGLCERVYVHAFTDGRDTPPQSAKTYLAAVQKKIEELSCGAVASLSGRYYAMDRDKRWERVAKAYYALVLGEGIYAEDPLEAIEKAYARGETDEFIKPTVIVKQGHPVALIEDGDVVIFFNFRADRARELTRALTDPNFKEFDRKKFPKLAYYVCMTLYDETFDLPVAFPPEHLVNIWGEVVSKVGLWQFRTAETEKYAHVTYFFNGGEEKPFPKEERKLIPSPRDIPTYDKKPEMSAYDVTEEVIRRIKTRKYHFIVMNYANGDMVGHTGVLEAAIKAVKVVDECVGKVLAAWRDATNNAPAIVTADHGNCEMMIDPETGGPFTAHTGNPVPFYLIDDRFIGKRLSPGILADIAPTGLYLMGLEIPKEMTGKLLFEP; from the coding sequence ATGAACATCAATAGACTTTTGCTCATCATTCTTGATGGCTGGGGCTTTCGTGAAGAAACCGAAGGAAACGCCATTCGTCTGGCGGGAACCCCTAACCTTGATGCCTTACAAAAAAGATACCCTTTCACTTTACTTAAATGTTCAGGGGAAGCGGTAGGGCTCCCGCCTGGCCAGATGGGAAACTCCGAAGTGGGCCATTTGAACATTGGAGCCGGCCGCATTGTCTATCAAGACCTTACCCGCATTAATTTAGCAATAAAAAACGGGAGTTTTTTTGAAAATCCCGTGCTCAAGGAAGCTTTTTCCCGAGCCAAACAAACCGGTGGCAAGGTACATTTGCTGGGCCTTGTATCAGATGGAGGGGTGCACAGCAGCCTTGAGCACCTTTTTGCCCTGCTTGAGTTTGCCAAAAAAGAAGGCCTATGCGAGAGAGTTTACGTGCATGCTTTTACTGACGGCCGAGACACTCCGCCTCAAAGTGCCAAAACCTACCTTGCCGCTGTCCAAAAGAAAATAGAAGAACTTTCCTGCGGTGCAGTAGCTTCTCTTTCTGGGCGGTACTACGCCATGGACCGGGATAAGCGTTGGGAAAGAGTAGCCAAAGCCTATTATGCCTTAGTGCTTGGCGAAGGCATTTACGCCGAAGATCCCTTAGAAGCAATAGAGAAAGCCTATGCACGCGGTGAGACTGACGAATTCATTAAGCCTACTGTAATTGTTAAGCAGGGGCACCCTGTAGCTCTCATAGAAGATGGCGACGTAGTAATATTTTTTAATTTTCGTGCGGATCGTGCCAGAGAACTTACCCGGGCCCTAACAGACCCAAATTTCAAGGAATTTGACCGCAAAAAATTTCCCAAACTTGCCTACTACGTGTGCATGACCCTTTACGACGAAACTTTTGATTTGCCAGTGGCGTTTCCTCCTGAGCATTTGGTCAACATCTGGGGCGAGGTGGTGAGTAAAGTCGGACTTTGGCAATTCAGAACTGCTGAGACCGAAAAATATGCCCACGTTACTTACTTTTTTAACGGCGGCGAAGAAAAACCTTTCCCTAAAGAAGAGAGAAAACTCATCCCTTCGCCACGGGATATTCCCACTTATGATAAAAAGCCTGAGATGAGTGCTTACGATGTAACCGAAGAAGTAATCCGTCGCATCAAAACAAGGAAATATCACTTTATTGTGATGAATTATGCTAATGGGGATATGGTAGGGCACACAGGGGTGCTTGAAGCGGCCATAAAAGCGGTGAAAGTGGTAGATGAATGTGTGGGTAAAGTCCTTGCCGCCTGGAGGGATGCCACTAATAACGCACCGGCCATTGTTACCGCTGACCACGGCAATTGCGAGATGATGATTGACCCTGAAACTGGTGGACCTTTTACCGCACATACCGGTAATCCGGTTCCATTTTATCTTATTGATGATAGATTTATTGGGAAAAGACTTTCGCCAGGCATCCTGGCAGATATTGCGCCCACAGGGCTTTATCTTATGGGGCTTGAAATCCCAAAGGAAATGACAGGCAAATTATTATTTGAACCTTAA
- the rsfS gene encoding ribosome silencing factor produces MKKEAAAEKKTRLSPEELARRMAQLALDKKAYDLVIIDVRGRSSYADFIIVASARSARHVQGIADNIEDELYRERIFPLGTEGKTEGQWVLMDYGDVVFHLFFEPVREFYDIEGLWMDAPRIAPEDWGLILPEPTEENEHQ; encoded by the coding sequence GTGAAAAAAGAAGCAGCAGCTGAAAAGAAGACAAGACTTTCCCCAGAAGAACTCGCCCGCCGTATGGCCCAACTTGCCCTGGATAAAAAAGCCTACGATTTGGTTATCATCGATGTAAGAGGCCGTTCATCTTATGCAGACTTTATTATTGTGGCCAGTGCACGTTCCGCACGCCATGTCCAGGGAATTGCTGATAATATTGAAGATGAGCTTTACCGCGAAAGGATTTTCCCCTTGGGTACAGAGGGCAAAACAGAAGGTCAATGGGTGCTGATGGACTATGGTGATGTAGTTTTTCATCTTTTCTTTGAGCCTGTTAGAGAATTCTATGACATAGAAGGCCTTTGGATGGATGCCCCACGCATTGCGCCAGAAGACTGGGGCCTTATCCTTCCAGAACCTACCGAAGAAAATGAACATCAATAG
- a CDS encoding phosphoribosyltransferase → MGKVVINPLLTNKVYVFRDRVEAGYVLAEMLRPAYAKSEDTLVLAIPAGGVPVGLVIAKELGLPFDLLIVRKIHFPDNPEAGFGAITSTGEILLNEELVAYAGLTEEDIAAQITKEKRDIQERERIFRKGKPFPEVKGKKVILVDDGLASGYTMMAAIKSVTGKNPAKTVVAVPTASERAVQKVAPLVDELYVANLRSGAFFAVADAYQNWYDLSRDEVINLLASAGYFNGETS, encoded by the coding sequence ATGGGAAAAGTTGTGATCAATCCCTTATTAACCAACAAAGTCTATGTTTTCAGAGATAGAGTTGAGGCAGGTTACGTACTTGCCGAAATGTTAAGGCCTGCCTACGCTAAGTCAGAAGATACGCTTGTTCTTGCCATTCCTGCAGGAGGGGTGCCGGTAGGCTTGGTCATTGCAAAAGAGCTGGGCCTACCCTTTGATTTGCTCATAGTGAGAAAGATCCATTTCCCTGATAACCCTGAGGCAGGCTTTGGGGCTATTACCTCAACAGGCGAAATTCTCCTTAATGAAGAACTCGTAGCTTATGCCGGACTTACAGAAGAAGATATTGCCGCACAAATCACCAAAGAAAAAAGAGACATTCAAGAAAGAGAAAGAATTTTCAGAAAAGGCAAGCCCTTTCCTGAAGTCAAGGGCAAAAAAGTCATTTTGGTAGATGACGGCCTTGCTTCGGGATACACCATGATGGCAGCGATAAAAAGTGTTACAGGGAAAAATCCCGCTAAAACAGTAGTGGCCGTGCCCACTGCTTCAGAACGCGCAGTGCAAAAAGTAGCCCCTTTGGTAGATGAGCTTTACGTAGCCAATCTTCGCAGCGGGGCCTTCTTTGCAGTGGCAGACGCCTATCAAAATTGGTATGACTTAAGTCGAGACGAAGTGATCAACCTCCTGGCAAGCGCGGGGTATTTTAATGGAGAAACTTCTTGA
- the truD gene encoding tRNA pseudouridine(13) synthase TruD, which produces MRIKVRPEDFVVYEVADIKPEGKGDFSLYRLQKRGATTWDVLGDIARRLRFRTSRIQYGGLKDRHAVSYQYLTIRHGPKKDLRGKNYLLEYLGQTSKPMSKARLKGNFFRILVRDVSTKGLEEEIELISRYGVVNYFDEQRFGSVRHGKGFAIRELILGNYERALYLMLAEGSQYEMKRTENFRKCLKKYWPDVSRCLDLAPSPWERSLLEFLASHRPSKRTFKRAFALIDREYLLMLCHAYQAHIWNETVKLYLKKLGLRLYPVPYLLGELLFYRDFPEVLRPAILEKKIPLPSPRLKLDSELKAIMEEVIEKEGIPGLEKFRTLAKGATFKTYPREVAIIPEKIKYEEAGEDAVWVEFFLPKGSYATIVLKRLFLLPKES; this is translated from the coding sequence ATGCGCATAAAAGTAAGGCCAGAAGATTTCGTGGTTTATGAAGTAGCTGACATCAAACCCGAGGGCAAAGGCGACTTTTCCCTTTATCGTCTCCAAAAACGCGGGGCTACCACCTGGGACGTGTTGGGAGACATCGCCCGTCGTCTGCGTTTTAGGACTTCTCGTATCCAGTACGGTGGCCTTAAAGACCGCCATGCCGTTTCTTATCAATATCTCACCATCCGCCACGGCCCTAAAAAAGACCTCCGCGGCAAAAATTACCTGCTGGAATACCTTGGGCAAACCTCAAAACCCATGTCCAAAGCAAGGCTTAAGGGTAATTTTTTCCGAATCCTGGTGCGAGATGTTTCAACCAAGGGCCTCGAAGAGGAGATAGAACTTATTTCGCGCTACGGGGTGGTGAATTATTTTGACGAACAGCGCTTTGGTTCAGTGCGCCACGGCAAAGGCTTTGCCATTAGAGAACTCATCCTGGGGAATTATGAACGTGCCCTTTACCTCATGCTGGCTGAGGGAAGCCAATATGAAATGAAGCGCACCGAAAATTTCCGTAAGTGCCTAAAAAAGTACTGGCCTGATGTCTCACGTTGCCTTGATTTAGCTCCAAGCCCCTGGGAGCGCTCCTTGCTTGAATTTCTAGCGAGTCACAGGCCCTCTAAACGCACGTTTAAAAGGGCCTTTGCCCTGATTGACCGCGAGTATCTCCTAATGCTTTGTCACGCTTATCAAGCCCATATATGGAACGAAACCGTAAAGCTTTACCTGAAAAAGCTTGGGCTAAGACTTTATCCTGTCCCTTACCTCTTGGGAGAGCTTCTTTTTTATCGGGATTTCCCTGAAGTTTTAAGGCCAGCTATTTTAGAGAAGAAAATTCCTCTTCCAAGCCCGCGTCTTAAGCTTGATAGCGAACTAAAGGCCATTATGGAAGAAGTGATTGAAAAAGAAGGCATCCCAGGCCTTGAAAAGTTCAGGACCCTTGCTAAAGGGGCTACTTTCAAAACATATCCCAGAGAAGTAGCCATCATTCCAGAAAAGATCAAATACGAAGAAGCAGGAGAAGACGCGGTGTGGGTCGAGTTTTTTCTCCCCAAAGGATCTTACGCCACTATCGTGCTAAAGCGTCTTTTTCTCCTGCCTAAAGAAAGCTAG